The Apodemus sylvaticus chromosome 22, mApoSyl1.1, whole genome shotgun sequence genome includes a region encoding these proteins:
- the Git2 gene encoding ARF GTPase-activating protein GIT2 isoform X5 — protein MSKRLRSSDVCADCSGPDPSWASVNRGTLICDECCSVHRSLGRHISQVRHLKHTPWPPTLLQMVETLYNNGANSIWEHSLLDPASIMSGRRKANPQDKVHPNKAEFIRAKYQMLAFVHRLPCREDDSVTAKDLSKQLHSSVRTGNLETCLRLLSLGAQANFFHPEKGSTPLHVASKAGQILQAELLAVYGADPGTQDSSGKTPVDYARQGGHHELAERLVEIQYELTDRLAFYLCGRKPDHKNGQHFIIPQMADSSLDLSELAKAAKKKLQSLSNHLFEELAMDVYDEVDRRETDAVWLTTQNHSTLVTETTVVPFLPVNPEYSSTRNQGRQKLARFNAHEFATLVIDILSDAKRRQQGSPLSRSKDNVELILRTVSNQHSTESQDNDQPDYDSVASDEDTDVETRSSKANRQKLQTLQSENSSLRRQATTSTCQVQTGSDYKDAVSHSSLKRRPSARGSRPMSMYETGSGQKPYLPMGEASHPEESRSRLQPFPTHIGRSALVTSSSSLPSFPSTLSWSRDESARRASRLEKQNSTPESDYDNTAYEAEPDDTVSNRKGRQRSMLWQGDGSLPDTAEPHLVPSPALPSTEDVIRKTEQITKNIQELLRAAQENKHDSYIPCSERIHVAVTEMAALFPKKPKSDTVRTSLRLLTSSAYRLQSECRKALPGDSSLPTDVQLVTQQVIQCAYDIAKAAKQLVTITTKENTS, from the exons ATGTCGAAGCGGCTCCGGAGCAGCGACGTGTGCGCCGACTGCAGCGGGCCTG ATCCTTCCTGGGCATCAGTAAATAGGGGAACTTTGATATGTGACGAGTGTTGCAGTGTCCATCGGAGCCTGGGGCGCCATATCTCCCAAGTGAGGCACCTTAAACACACACCGTGGCCTCCAACCCTGCTTCAG ATGGTTGAGACCTTGTATAACAACGGTGCTAATTCTATATGGGAGCATTCTTTGCTGGACCCTGCTTCTATTATGAGTGGGAGACGGAAAGCTAATCCACAGGATAAAGTCCA CCCCAATAAAGCAGAGTTCATCAGAGCCAAGTATCAGATGCTAGCGTTCGTCCACCGACTGCCCTGCCGAGAGGACGACAGCGTGACTGCCAAAGACCTCAGCAAG cAACTCCATTCAAGTGTGCGCACAGGGAATCTTGAGACCTGTCTGAGACTGTTGTCCTTAGGAGCCCAAGCCAACTTCTTTCATCCT GAAAAAGGAAGCACTCCACTCCACGTTGCCTCCAAAGCGGGACAGATTTTACAGGCTGAACTGCTGGCGGTGTACGGAGCTGACCCAGGCACACAAGACTCCAGCGGGAAGACGCCAGTCGATTATGCAAG GCAAGGAGGGCACCATGAGCTGGCAGAACGCCTCGTAGAAATACAGTACGAGCTGACGGACAGACTGGCCTTCTACCTCTGCGGCCGGAAGCCAG ATCATAAAAACGGACAGCACTTTATAATCCCACAGATGGCAGACAG CAGCCTGGATTTGTCTGAGTTGGCAAAAGCTGCAAAGAAGAAACTTCAGTCT CTAAGTAACCACTTGTTTGAAGAACTTGCCATGGATGTGTACGATGAAGTTGACAGGCGAGAGACTGATGCAG tctggctcACCACGCAAAACCACAGCACCTTGGTAACCGAGACGACTGTCGTTCCCTTTCTTCCTGTCAACCCTGAGTACTCCTCCACGCGGAACCAG GGCAGACAGAAGTTAGCTCGGTTTAATGCCCATGAGTTTGCTACGCTGGTCATCGACATCCTCAGTGATGCCAAGAGGAGACAGCAAGGCAGCCCTCTCTCCAGGTCAAAAG ACAATGTGGAACTCATATTGCGAACAGTCAGTAACCAGCACAGCACTGAGAGCCAAGACAACGACCAGCCCGACTATGACAGCGTGGCCTCAGATGAAGACACAGATGTGGAGACCCGATCGAGCAAGGCAAACCGGCAGAAG CTTCAAACTCTACAGAGTGAGAACTCAAGCCTCAGGAGACAGGCCACAACCAGTACCTGTCAGGTACAGACTGGCTCTGACTACAAAGACGCTGTGAGCCACTCGTCCCTCAAGCGCAGGCCGTCTGCCCGGGGCAGTAGACCCATGTCGATGTATGAGACTGGGTCGGGCCAGAAGCCATACCTCCCCATGGGAGAAGCCAGCCACCCCGAAGAGAGCCGGTCGAGGCTGCAGCCCTTCCCCACTCAC attgGGAGGAGTGCACTTGTGACCTCCTCTTcgtctctgccttccttcccctccacACTGTCCTGGTCCAGGGACGAAAGCGCCCGAAGG GCCTCCAGGCTGGAGAAGCAGAACAGTACCCCAGAGAGTGATTACGACAACACGGCCTATGAGGCCGAGCCAGATGACACAGT GTCAAACCGGAAGGGACGGCAACGGAGTATGCTCTGGCAAGGTGATGGCTCATTGCCAGACACAGCAGAGCCCCACTTGGTCCCCAGCCCCGCCCTCCCCAGCACGGAAGACGTTATCCGGAAgactgaacagatcaccaaaaacatccaggagctCCTAAGAGCAGCCCAGGAGAACAAGCACGACAG CTATATTCCCTGCTCAGAGAGGATACACGTCGCTGTAACGGAGATGGCAGCCCTGTTCCCCAAA AAGCCGAAGTCCGACACGGTGAGGACGTCCCTCCGCCTACTCACATCCAGTGCCTACCGGCTCCAGTCGGAGTGCAGAAAGGCTCTCCCAGGAGACTCGAGCTTGCCCACGGATGTGCAGCTGGTCACACAGCAGGTCATCCAGTGTGCCTATGACATCGCCAAGGCCGCCAAACAGCTGGTCACAATCACCACCAAAGAGAACACCAGCTGA
- the Git2 gene encoding ARF GTPase-activating protein GIT2 isoform X4 has translation MSKRLRSSDVCADCSGPDPSWASVNRGTLICDECCSVHRSLGRHISQVRHLKHTPWPPTLLQMVETLYNNGANSIWEHSLLDPASIMSGRRKANPQDKVHPNKAEFIRAKYQMLAFVHRLPCREDDSVTAKDLSKQLHSSVRTGNLETCLRLLSLGAQANFFHPEKGSTPLHVASKAGQILQAELLAVYGADPGTQDSSGKTPVDYARQGGHHELAERLVEIQYELTDRLAFYLCGRKPDHKNGQHFIIPQMADSSLDLSELAKAAKKKLQSLSNHLFEELAMDVYDEVDRRETDAVWLTTQNHSTLVTETTVVPFLPVNPEYSSTRNQGRQKLARFNAHEFATLVIDILSDAKRRQQGSPLSRSKDNVELILRTVSNQHSTESQDNDQPDYDSVASDEDTDVETRSSKANRQKSLDSDLSDGPVTVQEFMEVKSALVASEAKRQQLMKVNNNLSDELRIMQKKLQTLQSENSSLRRQATTSTCQVQTGSDYKDAVSHSSLKRRPSARGSRPMSMYETGSGQKPYLPMGEASHPEESRSRLQPFPTHASRLEKQNSTPESDYDNTAYEAEPDDTVSNRKGRQRSMLWQGDGSLPDTAEPHLVPSPALPSTEDVIRKTEQITKNIQELLRAAQENKHDSYIPCSERIHVAVTEMAALFPKKPKSDTVRTSLRLLTSSAYRLQSECRKALPGDSSLPTDVQLVTQQVIQCAYDIAKAAKQLVTITTKENTS, from the exons ATGTCGAAGCGGCTCCGGAGCAGCGACGTGTGCGCCGACTGCAGCGGGCCTG ATCCTTCCTGGGCATCAGTAAATAGGGGAACTTTGATATGTGACGAGTGTTGCAGTGTCCATCGGAGCCTGGGGCGCCATATCTCCCAAGTGAGGCACCTTAAACACACACCGTGGCCTCCAACCCTGCTTCAG ATGGTTGAGACCTTGTATAACAACGGTGCTAATTCTATATGGGAGCATTCTTTGCTGGACCCTGCTTCTATTATGAGTGGGAGACGGAAAGCTAATCCACAGGATAAAGTCCA CCCCAATAAAGCAGAGTTCATCAGAGCCAAGTATCAGATGCTAGCGTTCGTCCACCGACTGCCCTGCCGAGAGGACGACAGCGTGACTGCCAAAGACCTCAGCAAG cAACTCCATTCAAGTGTGCGCACAGGGAATCTTGAGACCTGTCTGAGACTGTTGTCCTTAGGAGCCCAAGCCAACTTCTTTCATCCT GAAAAAGGAAGCACTCCACTCCACGTTGCCTCCAAAGCGGGACAGATTTTACAGGCTGAACTGCTGGCGGTGTACGGAGCTGACCCAGGCACACAAGACTCCAGCGGGAAGACGCCAGTCGATTATGCAAG GCAAGGAGGGCACCATGAGCTGGCAGAACGCCTCGTAGAAATACAGTACGAGCTGACGGACAGACTGGCCTTCTACCTCTGCGGCCGGAAGCCAG ATCATAAAAACGGACAGCACTTTATAATCCCACAGATGGCAGACAG CAGCCTGGATTTGTCTGAGTTGGCAAAAGCTGCAAAGAAGAAACTTCAGTCT CTAAGTAACCACTTGTTTGAAGAACTTGCCATGGATGTGTACGATGAAGTTGACAGGCGAGAGACTGATGCAG tctggctcACCACGCAAAACCACAGCACCTTGGTAACCGAGACGACTGTCGTTCCCTTTCTTCCTGTCAACCCTGAGTACTCCTCCACGCGGAACCAG GGCAGACAGAAGTTAGCTCGGTTTAATGCCCATGAGTTTGCTACGCTGGTCATCGACATCCTCAGTGATGCCAAGAGGAGACAGCAAGGCAGCCCTCTCTCCAGGTCAAAAG ACAATGTGGAACTCATATTGCGAACAGTCAGTAACCAGCACAGCACTGAGAGCCAAGACAACGACCAGCCCGACTATGACAGCGTGGCCTCAGATGAAGACACAGATGTGGAGACCCGATCGAGCAAGGCAAACCGGCAGAAG AGCCTAGATTCAGATTTGTCAGATGGACCAGTCACTGTGCAGGAATTTATGGAGGTCAAAAGCGCCCTAGTGGCTTCTGAGGCCAAGAGACAGCAGCTAATGAAGGTGAATAACAACTTGAGTGACGAGCTGAGAATTATGCAGAAAAAG CTTCAAACTCTACAGAGTGAGAACTCAAGCCTCAGGAGACAGGCCACAACCAGTACCTGTCAGGTACAGACTGGCTCTGACTACAAAGACGCTGTGAGCCACTCGTCCCTCAAGCGCAGGCCGTCTGCCCGGGGCAGTAGACCCATGTCGATGTATGAGACTGGGTCGGGCCAGAAGCCATACCTCCCCATGGGAGAAGCCAGCCACCCCGAAGAGAGCCGGTCGAGGCTGCAGCCCTTCCCCACTCAC GCCTCCAGGCTGGAGAAGCAGAACAGTACCCCAGAGAGTGATTACGACAACACGGCCTATGAGGCCGAGCCAGATGACACAGT GTCAAACCGGAAGGGACGGCAACGGAGTATGCTCTGGCAAGGTGATGGCTCATTGCCAGACACAGCAGAGCCCCACTTGGTCCCCAGCCCCGCCCTCCCCAGCACGGAAGACGTTATCCGGAAgactgaacagatcaccaaaaacatccaggagctCCTAAGAGCAGCCCAGGAGAACAAGCACGACAG CTATATTCCCTGCTCAGAGAGGATACACGTCGCTGTAACGGAGATGGCAGCCCTGTTCCCCAAA AAGCCGAAGTCCGACACGGTGAGGACGTCCCTCCGCCTACTCACATCCAGTGCCTACCGGCTCCAGTCGGAGTGCAGAAAGGCTCTCCCAGGAGACTCGAGCTTGCCCACGGATGTGCAGCTGGTCACACAGCAGGTCATCCAGTGTGCCTATGACATCGCCAAGGCCGCCAAACAGCTGGTCACAATCACCACCAAAGAGAACACCAGCTGA
- the Git2 gene encoding ARF GTPase-activating protein GIT2 isoform X2, producing MSKRLRSSDVCADCSGPDPSWASVNRGTLICDECCSVHRSLGRHISQVRHLKHTPWPPTLLQMVETLYNNGANSIWEHSLLDPASIMSGRRKANPQDKVHPNKAEFIRAKYQMLAFVHRLPCREDDSVTAKDLSKQLHSSVRTGNLETCLRLLSLGAQANFFHPEKGSTPLHVASKAGQILQAELLAVYGADPGTQDSSGKTPVDYARQGGHHELAERLVEIQYELTDRLAFYLCGRKPDHKNGQHFIIPQMADSLDLSELAKAAKKKLQSLSNHLFEELAMDVYDEVDRRETDAVWLTTQNHSTLVTETTVVPFLPVNPEYSSTRNQGRQKLARFNAHEFATLVIDILSDAKRRQQGSPLSRSKDNVELILRTVSNQHSTESQDNDQPDYDSVASDEDTDVETRSSKANRQKSLDSDLSDGPVTVQEFMEVKSALVASEAKRQQLMKVNNNLSDELRIMQKKLQTLQSENSSLRRQATTSTCQVQTGSDYKDAVSHSSLKRRPSARGSRPMSMYETGSGQKPYLPMGEASHPEESRSRLQPFPTHIGRSALVTSSSSLPSFPSTLSWSRDESARRASRLEKQNSTPESDYDNTAYEAEPDDTVSNRKGRQRSMLWQGDGSLPDTAEPHLVPSPALPSTEDVIRKTEQITKNIQELLRAAQENKHDSYIPCSERIHVAVTEMAALFPKKPKSDTVRTSLRLLTSSAYRLQSECRKALPGDSSLPTDVQLVTQQVIQCAYDIAKAAKQLVTITTKENTS from the exons ATGTCGAAGCGGCTCCGGAGCAGCGACGTGTGCGCCGACTGCAGCGGGCCTG ATCCTTCCTGGGCATCAGTAAATAGGGGAACTTTGATATGTGACGAGTGTTGCAGTGTCCATCGGAGCCTGGGGCGCCATATCTCCCAAGTGAGGCACCTTAAACACACACCGTGGCCTCCAACCCTGCTTCAG ATGGTTGAGACCTTGTATAACAACGGTGCTAATTCTATATGGGAGCATTCTTTGCTGGACCCTGCTTCTATTATGAGTGGGAGACGGAAAGCTAATCCACAGGATAAAGTCCA CCCCAATAAAGCAGAGTTCATCAGAGCCAAGTATCAGATGCTAGCGTTCGTCCACCGACTGCCCTGCCGAGAGGACGACAGCGTGACTGCCAAAGACCTCAGCAAG cAACTCCATTCAAGTGTGCGCACAGGGAATCTTGAGACCTGTCTGAGACTGTTGTCCTTAGGAGCCCAAGCCAACTTCTTTCATCCT GAAAAAGGAAGCACTCCACTCCACGTTGCCTCCAAAGCGGGACAGATTTTACAGGCTGAACTGCTGGCGGTGTACGGAGCTGACCCAGGCACACAAGACTCCAGCGGGAAGACGCCAGTCGATTATGCAAG GCAAGGAGGGCACCATGAGCTGGCAGAACGCCTCGTAGAAATACAGTACGAGCTGACGGACAGACTGGCCTTCTACCTCTGCGGCCGGAAGCCAG ATCATAAAAACGGACAGCACTTTATAATCCCACAGATGGCAGACAG CCTGGATTTGTCTGAGTTGGCAAAAGCTGCAAAGAAGAAACTTCAGTCT CTAAGTAACCACTTGTTTGAAGAACTTGCCATGGATGTGTACGATGAAGTTGACAGGCGAGAGACTGATGCAG tctggctcACCACGCAAAACCACAGCACCTTGGTAACCGAGACGACTGTCGTTCCCTTTCTTCCTGTCAACCCTGAGTACTCCTCCACGCGGAACCAG GGCAGACAGAAGTTAGCTCGGTTTAATGCCCATGAGTTTGCTACGCTGGTCATCGACATCCTCAGTGATGCCAAGAGGAGACAGCAAGGCAGCCCTCTCTCCAGGTCAAAAG ACAATGTGGAACTCATATTGCGAACAGTCAGTAACCAGCACAGCACTGAGAGCCAAGACAACGACCAGCCCGACTATGACAGCGTGGCCTCAGATGAAGACACAGATGTGGAGACCCGATCGAGCAAGGCAAACCGGCAGAAG AGCCTAGATTCAGATTTGTCAGATGGACCAGTCACTGTGCAGGAATTTATGGAGGTCAAAAGCGCCCTAGTGGCTTCTGAGGCCAAGAGACAGCAGCTAATGAAGGTGAATAACAACTTGAGTGACGAGCTGAGAATTATGCAGAAAAAG CTTCAAACTCTACAGAGTGAGAACTCAAGCCTCAGGAGACAGGCCACAACCAGTACCTGTCAGGTACAGACTGGCTCTGACTACAAAGACGCTGTGAGCCACTCGTCCCTCAAGCGCAGGCCGTCTGCCCGGGGCAGTAGACCCATGTCGATGTATGAGACTGGGTCGGGCCAGAAGCCATACCTCCCCATGGGAGAAGCCAGCCACCCCGAAGAGAGCCGGTCGAGGCTGCAGCCCTTCCCCACTCAC attgGGAGGAGTGCACTTGTGACCTCCTCTTcgtctctgccttccttcccctccacACTGTCCTGGTCCAGGGACGAAAGCGCCCGAAGG GCCTCCAGGCTGGAGAAGCAGAACAGTACCCCAGAGAGTGATTACGACAACACGGCCTATGAGGCCGAGCCAGATGACACAGT GTCAAACCGGAAGGGACGGCAACGGAGTATGCTCTGGCAAGGTGATGGCTCATTGCCAGACACAGCAGAGCCCCACTTGGTCCCCAGCCCCGCCCTCCCCAGCACGGAAGACGTTATCCGGAAgactgaacagatcaccaaaaacatccaggagctCCTAAGAGCAGCCCAGGAGAACAAGCACGACAG CTATATTCCCTGCTCAGAGAGGATACACGTCGCTGTAACGGAGATGGCAGCCCTGTTCCCCAAA AAGCCGAAGTCCGACACGGTGAGGACGTCCCTCCGCCTACTCACATCCAGTGCCTACCGGCTCCAGTCGGAGTGCAGAAAGGCTCTCCCAGGAGACTCGAGCTTGCCCACGGATGTGCAGCTGGTCACACAGCAGGTCATCCAGTGTGCCTATGACATCGCCAAGGCCGCCAAACAGCTGGTCACAATCACCACCAAAGAGAACACCAGCTGA
- the Git2 gene encoding ARF GTPase-activating protein GIT2 isoform X6: MSKRLRSSDVCADCSGPDPSWASVNRGTLICDECCSVHRSLGRHISQVRHLKHTPWPPTLLQMVETLYNNGANSIWEHSLLDPASIMSGRRKANPQDKVHPNKAEFIRAKYQMLAFVHRLPCREDDSVTAKDLSKQLHSSVRTGNLETCLRLLSLGAQANFFHPEKGSTPLHVASKAGQILQAELLAVYGADPGTQDSSGKTPVDYARQGGHHELAERLVEIQYELTDRLAFYLCGRKPDHKNGQHFIIPQMADSLDLSELAKAAKKKLQSLSNHLFEELAMDVYDEVDRRETDAVWLTTQNHSTLVTETTVVPFLPVNPEYSSTRNQGRQKLARFNAHEFATLVIDILSDAKRRQQGSPLSRSKDNVELILRTVSNQHSTESQDNDQPDYDSVASDEDTDVETRSSKANRQKLQTLQSENSSLRRQATTSTCQVQTGSDYKDAVSHSSLKRRPSARGSRPMSMYETGSGQKPYLPMGEASHPEESRSRLQPFPTHIGRSALVTSSSSLPSFPSTLSWSRDESARRASRLEKQNSTPESDYDNTAYEAEPDDTVSNRKGRQRSMLWQGDGSLPDTAEPHLVPSPALPSTEDVIRKTEQITKNIQELLRAAQENKHDSYIPCSERIHVAVTEMAALFPKKPKSDTVRTSLRLLTSSAYRLQSECRKALPGDSSLPTDVQLVTQQVIQCAYDIAKAAKQLVTITTKENTS; this comes from the exons ATGTCGAAGCGGCTCCGGAGCAGCGACGTGTGCGCCGACTGCAGCGGGCCTG ATCCTTCCTGGGCATCAGTAAATAGGGGAACTTTGATATGTGACGAGTGTTGCAGTGTCCATCGGAGCCTGGGGCGCCATATCTCCCAAGTGAGGCACCTTAAACACACACCGTGGCCTCCAACCCTGCTTCAG ATGGTTGAGACCTTGTATAACAACGGTGCTAATTCTATATGGGAGCATTCTTTGCTGGACCCTGCTTCTATTATGAGTGGGAGACGGAAAGCTAATCCACAGGATAAAGTCCA CCCCAATAAAGCAGAGTTCATCAGAGCCAAGTATCAGATGCTAGCGTTCGTCCACCGACTGCCCTGCCGAGAGGACGACAGCGTGACTGCCAAAGACCTCAGCAAG cAACTCCATTCAAGTGTGCGCACAGGGAATCTTGAGACCTGTCTGAGACTGTTGTCCTTAGGAGCCCAAGCCAACTTCTTTCATCCT GAAAAAGGAAGCACTCCACTCCACGTTGCCTCCAAAGCGGGACAGATTTTACAGGCTGAACTGCTGGCGGTGTACGGAGCTGACCCAGGCACACAAGACTCCAGCGGGAAGACGCCAGTCGATTATGCAAG GCAAGGAGGGCACCATGAGCTGGCAGAACGCCTCGTAGAAATACAGTACGAGCTGACGGACAGACTGGCCTTCTACCTCTGCGGCCGGAAGCCAG ATCATAAAAACGGACAGCACTTTATAATCCCACAGATGGCAGACAG CCTGGATTTGTCTGAGTTGGCAAAAGCTGCAAAGAAGAAACTTCAGTCT CTAAGTAACCACTTGTTTGAAGAACTTGCCATGGATGTGTACGATGAAGTTGACAGGCGAGAGACTGATGCAG tctggctcACCACGCAAAACCACAGCACCTTGGTAACCGAGACGACTGTCGTTCCCTTTCTTCCTGTCAACCCTGAGTACTCCTCCACGCGGAACCAG GGCAGACAGAAGTTAGCTCGGTTTAATGCCCATGAGTTTGCTACGCTGGTCATCGACATCCTCAGTGATGCCAAGAGGAGACAGCAAGGCAGCCCTCTCTCCAGGTCAAAAG ACAATGTGGAACTCATATTGCGAACAGTCAGTAACCAGCACAGCACTGAGAGCCAAGACAACGACCAGCCCGACTATGACAGCGTGGCCTCAGATGAAGACACAGATGTGGAGACCCGATCGAGCAAGGCAAACCGGCAGAAG CTTCAAACTCTACAGAGTGAGAACTCAAGCCTCAGGAGACAGGCCACAACCAGTACCTGTCAGGTACAGACTGGCTCTGACTACAAAGACGCTGTGAGCCACTCGTCCCTCAAGCGCAGGCCGTCTGCCCGGGGCAGTAGACCCATGTCGATGTATGAGACTGGGTCGGGCCAGAAGCCATACCTCCCCATGGGAGAAGCCAGCCACCCCGAAGAGAGCCGGTCGAGGCTGCAGCCCTTCCCCACTCAC attgGGAGGAGTGCACTTGTGACCTCCTCTTcgtctctgccttccttcccctccacACTGTCCTGGTCCAGGGACGAAAGCGCCCGAAGG GCCTCCAGGCTGGAGAAGCAGAACAGTACCCCAGAGAGTGATTACGACAACACGGCCTATGAGGCCGAGCCAGATGACACAGT GTCAAACCGGAAGGGACGGCAACGGAGTATGCTCTGGCAAGGTGATGGCTCATTGCCAGACACAGCAGAGCCCCACTTGGTCCCCAGCCCCGCCCTCCCCAGCACGGAAGACGTTATCCGGAAgactgaacagatcaccaaaaacatccaggagctCCTAAGAGCAGCCCAGGAGAACAAGCACGACAG CTATATTCCCTGCTCAGAGAGGATACACGTCGCTGTAACGGAGATGGCAGCCCTGTTCCCCAAA AAGCCGAAGTCCGACACGGTGAGGACGTCCCTCCGCCTACTCACATCCAGTGCCTACCGGCTCCAGTCGGAGTGCAGAAAGGCTCTCCCAGGAGACTCGAGCTTGCCCACGGATGTGCAGCTGGTCACACAGCAGGTCATCCAGTGTGCCTATGACATCGCCAAGGCCGCCAAACAGCTGGTCACAATCACCACCAAAGAGAACACCAGCTGA
- the Git2 gene encoding ARF GTPase-activating protein GIT2 isoform X7: MSKRLRSSDVCADCSGPDPSWASVNRGTLICDECCSVHRSLGRHISQVRHLKHTPWPPTLLQMVETLYNNGANSIWEHSLLDPASIMSGRRKANPQDKVHPNKAEFIRAKYQMLAFVHRLPCREDDSVTAKDLSKQLHSSVRTGNLETCLRLLSLGAQANFFHPEKGSTPLHVASKAGQILQAELLAVYGADPGTQDSSGKTPVDYARQGGHHELAERLVEIQYELTDRLAFYLCGRKPDHKNGQHFIIPQMADSSLDLSELAKAAKKKLQSLSNHLFEELAMDVYDEVDRRETDAVWLTTQNHSTLVTETTVVPFLPVNPEYSSTRNQGRQKLARFNAHEFATLVIDILSDAKRRQQGSPLSRSKDNVELILRTVSNQHSTESQDNDQPDYDSVASDEDTDVETRSSKANRQKLQTLQSENSSLRRQATTSTCQVQTGSDYKDAVSHSSLKRRPSARGSRPMSMYETGSGQKPYLPMGEASHPEESRSRLQPFPTHASRLEKQNSTPESDYDNTAYEAEPDDTVSNRKGRQRSMLWQGDGSLPDTAEPHLVPSPALPSTEDVIRKTEQITKNIQELLRAAQENKHDSYIPCSERIHVAVTEMAALFPKKPKSDTVRTSLRLLTSSAYRLQSECRKALPGDSSLPTDVQLVTQQVIQCAYDIAKAAKQLVTITTKENTS; this comes from the exons ATGTCGAAGCGGCTCCGGAGCAGCGACGTGTGCGCCGACTGCAGCGGGCCTG ATCCTTCCTGGGCATCAGTAAATAGGGGAACTTTGATATGTGACGAGTGTTGCAGTGTCCATCGGAGCCTGGGGCGCCATATCTCCCAAGTGAGGCACCTTAAACACACACCGTGGCCTCCAACCCTGCTTCAG ATGGTTGAGACCTTGTATAACAACGGTGCTAATTCTATATGGGAGCATTCTTTGCTGGACCCTGCTTCTATTATGAGTGGGAGACGGAAAGCTAATCCACAGGATAAAGTCCA CCCCAATAAAGCAGAGTTCATCAGAGCCAAGTATCAGATGCTAGCGTTCGTCCACCGACTGCCCTGCCGAGAGGACGACAGCGTGACTGCCAAAGACCTCAGCAAG cAACTCCATTCAAGTGTGCGCACAGGGAATCTTGAGACCTGTCTGAGACTGTTGTCCTTAGGAGCCCAAGCCAACTTCTTTCATCCT GAAAAAGGAAGCACTCCACTCCACGTTGCCTCCAAAGCGGGACAGATTTTACAGGCTGAACTGCTGGCGGTGTACGGAGCTGACCCAGGCACACAAGACTCCAGCGGGAAGACGCCAGTCGATTATGCAAG GCAAGGAGGGCACCATGAGCTGGCAGAACGCCTCGTAGAAATACAGTACGAGCTGACGGACAGACTGGCCTTCTACCTCTGCGGCCGGAAGCCAG ATCATAAAAACGGACAGCACTTTATAATCCCACAGATGGCAGACAG CAGCCTGGATTTGTCTGAGTTGGCAAAAGCTGCAAAGAAGAAACTTCAGTCT CTAAGTAACCACTTGTTTGAAGAACTTGCCATGGATGTGTACGATGAAGTTGACAGGCGAGAGACTGATGCAG tctggctcACCACGCAAAACCACAGCACCTTGGTAACCGAGACGACTGTCGTTCCCTTTCTTCCTGTCAACCCTGAGTACTCCTCCACGCGGAACCAG GGCAGACAGAAGTTAGCTCGGTTTAATGCCCATGAGTTTGCTACGCTGGTCATCGACATCCTCAGTGATGCCAAGAGGAGACAGCAAGGCAGCCCTCTCTCCAGGTCAAAAG ACAATGTGGAACTCATATTGCGAACAGTCAGTAACCAGCACAGCACTGAGAGCCAAGACAACGACCAGCCCGACTATGACAGCGTGGCCTCAGATGAAGACACAGATGTGGAGACCCGATCGAGCAAGGCAAACCGGCAGAAG CTTCAAACTCTACAGAGTGAGAACTCAAGCCTCAGGAGACAGGCCACAACCAGTACCTGTCAGGTACAGACTGGCTCTGACTACAAAGACGCTGTGAGCCACTCGTCCCTCAAGCGCAGGCCGTCTGCCCGGGGCAGTAGACCCATGTCGATGTATGAGACTGGGTCGGGCCAGAAGCCATACCTCCCCATGGGAGAAGCCAGCCACCCCGAAGAGAGCCGGTCGAGGCTGCAGCCCTTCCCCACTCAC GCCTCCAGGCTGGAGAAGCAGAACAGTACCCCAGAGAGTGATTACGACAACACGGCCTATGAGGCCGAGCCAGATGACACAGT GTCAAACCGGAAGGGACGGCAACGGAGTATGCTCTGGCAAGGTGATGGCTCATTGCCAGACACAGCAGAGCCCCACTTGGTCCCCAGCCCCGCCCTCCCCAGCACGGAAGACGTTATCCGGAAgactgaacagatcaccaaaaacatccaggagctCCTAAGAGCAGCCCAGGAGAACAAGCACGACAG CTATATTCCCTGCTCAGAGAGGATACACGTCGCTGTAACGGAGATGGCAGCCCTGTTCCCCAAA AAGCCGAAGTCCGACACGGTGAGGACGTCCCTCCGCCTACTCACATCCAGTGCCTACCGGCTCCAGTCGGAGTGCAGAAAGGCTCTCCCAGGAGACTCGAGCTTGCCCACGGATGTGCAGCTGGTCACACAGCAGGTCATCCAGTGTGCCTATGACATCGCCAAGGCCGCCAAACAGCTGGTCACAATCACCACCAAAGAGAACACCAGCTGA